Below is a genomic region from Bacillota bacterium.
AAATTTCTGCACTTTTTTCATTTAGACCATATTCAGACATAATTTCTCGATACTCAGGGTTTCGTGCATCGGATAACCCTAAAATATAATCAGCAGATACATTAAAGGTATGTGATAAAACATTAATTGCGCTTGCATCTGGGGTACGCGTCCCTCGCTCATATTTCCCAAGTGTAAGTCGTGTTATACTTAATATTTTTGCAAGCTCATCTTGTGATATTCTTTGTTCATTTCTTAATTCTCTAATTCTTTCGCCTATTTTGTTTTGATCCATTGCGCTTCACTCCTTAAAGATAGAATAACATGTAAACACATATTATGCAAGCAAAAAGTAACAAAAAGAATTGGCGCTATATATATGTATACTTTACTTGACATGATAATAAACGGATGCTAAAATATAATAGTGGAAACAAAAGTAAGCAAAAGAATACAAAAAGGAGGGGCAATATGGAAAAGCTTACATATTCAGTGCCAGAATTGGCGAAGTCATTAGGAATCTCAGCATCCGCAGCATATAAATTGGTACATACTAAAGGATTCCCGACCTTGTCGTTAGGTAAAAGAAAATTAGTATTAATTGATGAATTGCAAAGCTGGCTTAAACAAAATAGTGGCTGGGGGAATTAACAGATGCAATTGACGGAATTTCTGAATTACCTTGAAAGCGTAAAAGGTCATGGAAATCAGTACTCAGCGCGTTGTCCATCTCATGATGACAGGCACAACAGTTTAAGTATATCGCGGGGCCAGGACGGGAAAATTCTTTTGAAATGTCAAGCAGGCTGCAGCACTTCCGAAATTGTGAACGCAATGGGGTTGAAAATGGCAGATTTGTTTTCTGATAAACCGGAAGTACAGCAAAAGCGTCACAAGGTTGCCGAATACCTTTATGTTGATACCACGGGCGAAGTCGTACATAAAAAAATCAGATATGAGCCTAAGGGGTTTATACAAGCAAAACCGGACGGAAAAGGCGGCTGGGTATATAACTTAAAAGGCATACAGCCGATTTTATACAATCTTCCCGCCGTTGTGCAAGGTATTCAAGACGGACAACCTATTTATATTGTCGAAGGTGAAAAAGACGTTGAAACCCTGAAAAAGCATAAAAAAATAGCCACATGCAACACTCACGGGGCAGGTGAGGGCAAATGGCTAAGCCAATATAATAAATATTTATATAATTCTATTATTATTATTATACAGGATAATGATGAAATTGGCAAGGCTTTTGCCGAAGAAATTGCTGAAAGTCTGTGGGGAAAAGCTAAAAGCGTAAAGCTTATTGACTTAACGATTAGTTGGCCTGAATTGCCGGAACATGGTGATATTTCAGATGTTTTCACAATGGTTCATAACGATGCAGAGGTGCTGAAAAAATTGAATGAAATAATCGAAAATACTCCAAATTATATTTCGAAATCTGTACCAAAGGTTCAGCCTGATAGCGAATATGAATGTGACGCTGAGTTTAAAGGCCTTTTTAGCAGAAGCGGGTACACTGCAATTGATGGTAATACAAATCAGGTTGTTTTGCACAAAGAGTGCAATCGGTGGCAGGTAGATTATAAACCAATATGTAATTTTGTAGCGTGGTGTACCGGAGAAAAGACCACGGATGACGGAATTGAAACAAAAAAAACTTTTGCAATTAAGGGGAAACATGCTTCTGGCCGGGAATTACCAGAGATTGAGGTTCAGGCGGCAGACTTTAATAATATGAATTGGATAACAAAGATGTGGGGTTTTTCTTGCAATTTAAATCCTGGCACTACTATAAAAGATAGATTGAGACATTGCATACAACAAATTAGCCGAAACCTAAAAAGCGAAACTGTTTATACATATACAGGATGGAGGTTATACCGGGAAAAATGGATCTATTTGCATGGAAAAGGTGCCGTTGGAGCTAAGGATATTGATGTAAAACTGGAGGGTAGACTTTCAAACTATCATTTACCTGGAGAGAATCCGGATGAGTATGCTAGAGCAGTTAAGGATAGCATGAAACTATTCAATGTGGCGCCACAACATATTATTTTTCCGCTCTTGGCATTCACATTTCTTTCCCCGTTGAATGAATTTTTAAAACAGGCAGGGCACGAACCGAAATTTGTTTATTTTCTTATGGGTAAAACAGGAACTGGCAAAAGTACCTTAGCAGCTTTGTTTCTTTCCTTTTTCGGCCGTTTTAATAATACCGACCTCCCGTTGTCATTTATGGATACGGCAAATGCAATAGTAAATCAGGTGTTTTTATGTAAGGACAATGTTATATGTATTGATGATTATAAACCAAGTACCCGTAATGATGTTAACAGAATGGATAATGTTGCACAAAATATTTTACGCAGTTATGGAGAGCGCACAGGTCGTAACAGATTAAATAGTAATAGTACTTTGATGAAGCAAAGAGCCCCGCGCGGCAATGCAATTTTTACGGGTGAACAACCGCCCAATGTTGGTGAAAGCGGTACAGCGCGGTTTGTGGTATCAGAATTAAAAACAGGTGATACAGACTTTACAGCACTGACCATAGCACAAGACGACGCACGCAATGAGGTATACAGTCTTTGCATGAGGGCATATATTGAGTGGTTGAAGGCTAAGTTTATCGATAATGGCGCAAAAAAATTTGTTCAATCTCTTGCAAATGAATTTGAAGAAACGCGCAATCGCTTTTTTAAATCGTTAAATGAATTAACACATCCTCGAGTTGTTGAAGCACTAGCACATCTATGTTTGGGTTGGAAGTACTTTGTAAAATTTGCTTCTGAGTATAGTGCGGTTGATGAACAGGACGCCAAAGAACTTTTATATGTAATGGATATTATACTATTACAGATGGGCAAAGATCATGCTGAATTACTAAACGACGATAAGCCTTCAAAAATATTTATTGATAAGCTAAAAGTGCTTATTAAATCTCAAGCAGTTTATGTTCATGATGCAACAGGAGGTTATCCACCACCACCGGAATCGCGTGTTCCATTCATCGGATATTTTAATAAAGAAAATTATTATTTTTATTCAGAAATAGTGTACAAGCAAGTTGTTAAATTTTGCACAGAACAAGGGGAGTTCTTTCCAGTAGGACAAAAAACATTATTAAAACATTTAGCGGAAGACGGAATTATTAATGTAATAGCAGGTGATAAAACACCACGGCATATTTTTAATGGAAAACGTGGTCGGTTCCTGACAATAGATAAAAGTGTTATTGACGAAGCTTAAAAAAATTAAGGAGTGAAAAATTATGACTGAATTTCAGCAAGAACTTTTAAAACAATTAGCACGTATTGCAGATCATCTGCAAAGTATAGATGATACGTTACAGAACGATCCAATAACTGTTTCAATCCCGGATATTGTAAACGTTGGCGGGAGTGTTGAAGTTTGTGACTTAATAGATACATACCGAGGTAATTAAATGAGTATTTTTACAAGGATATTCAAAGCACAGCAGCCTCAGCAAACAGCCCCCGCCGTAGTAATGGGCGCAGTACCATATTTTTCAACGTTCAGCGGCAATGCCTATGAATCCGATGTGTTCCGCGCCGCCGTTGACAGCATAGCACGGCATGGTGCAAAGCTTCACGGTTCGCATATTATACGTACAGCAGACGGCAGAGAGCCGGGTGACGATGCTTTGAATTATCTGTTATCATGCAGGCCAAACCAGTTCATGAGTAGCTTTGATTATCAGTACAAGCAGATCACGCACTATTTTACATGCAATGATTCTTTCGGG
It encodes:
- a CDS encoding helix-turn-helix transcriptional regulator is translated as MDQNKIGERIRELRNEQRISQDELAKILSITRLTLGKYERGTRTPDASAINVLSHTFNVSADYILGLSDARNPEYREIMSEYGLNEKSAEI
- a CDS encoding helix-turn-helix domain-containing protein, which produces MEKLTYSVPELAKSLGISASAAYKLVHTKGFPTLSLGKRKLVLIDELQSWLKQNSGWGN
- a CDS encoding DUF927 domain-containing protein, giving the protein MQLTEFLNYLESVKGHGNQYSARCPSHDDRHNSLSISRGQDGKILLKCQAGCSTSEIVNAMGLKMADLFSDKPEVQQKRHKVAEYLYVDTTGEVVHKKIRYEPKGFIQAKPDGKGGWVYNLKGIQPILYNLPAVVQGIQDGQPIYIVEGEKDVETLKKHKKIATCNTHGAGEGKWLSQYNKYLYNSIIIIIQDNDEIGKAFAEEIAESLWGKAKSVKLIDLTISWPELPEHGDISDVFTMVHNDAEVLKKLNEIIENTPNYISKSVPKVQPDSEYECDAEFKGLFSRSGYTAIDGNTNQVVLHKECNRWQVDYKPICNFVAWCTGEKTTDDGIETKKTFAIKGKHASGRELPEIEVQAADFNNMNWITKMWGFSCNLNPGTTIKDRLRHCIQQISRNLKSETVYTYTGWRLYREKWIYLHGKGAVGAKDIDVKLEGRLSNYHLPGENPDEYARAVKDSMKLFNVAPQHIIFPLLAFTFLSPLNEFLKQAGHEPKFVYFLMGKTGTGKSTLAALFLSFFGRFNNTDLPLSFMDTANAIVNQVFLCKDNVICIDDYKPSTRNDVNRMDNVAQNILRSYGERTGRNRLNSNSTLMKQRAPRGNAIFTGEQPPNVGESGTARFVVSELKTGDTDFTALTIAQDDARNEVYSLCMRAYIEWLKAKFIDNGAKKFVQSLANEFEETRNRFFKSLNELTHPRVVEALAHLCLGWKYFVKFASEYSAVDEQDAKELLYVMDIILLQMGKDHAELLNDDKPSKIFIDKLKVLIKSQAVYVHDATGGYPPPPESRVPFIGYFNKENYYFYSEIVYKQVVKFCTEQGEFFPVGQKTLLKHLAEDGIINVIAGDKTPRHIFNGKRGRFLTIDKSVIDEA